CCTTTCCATTCGGCGCGGCTCCGGATTGGCGCGGATTTTCCAAAACCACCTGGGCTGGAGGCGGAATCGAAAAGTTCGATGCGGCAATGCCCAGCTCCTTGCGGCATGCATCGAGCAAGGCATCGTCACCGACACCGAGTTCCGCCGCATATTTTTTCAGATAGGAGTGGACGTAGAGAGGAGGCAAAAAGGTGAAGTCACCCTCTTCGATTTTTTCGATGTGAGCGCTGCGAATCTTGATCAGGCGGGCGATTTCATCGACAGAGAGGGATCTCTGAACACGAGCTTGCTTGAGCGCCCGGACAAGCCGCTCAAGGGAACTTCGGTCCAAAGTCTCGTCGGGCATTGGAAAGAAATGGTTTTTTGTGACGAAAATACCATTGAAGTAGTTTGCAATTTATAAAAAAATAATGTCTTGACCCAAGAGCAACCATCAGGATTCCCTCACATTCAACACTGCTCCGGCACGAAAAATCACATTGTTTTTGAAAGTGACAATCCGCTCAAGCAGCGTAAGAATGAATCCGGCTGACGAGTAGCGGCAGCGATAATTACGGCACTCCTCCAGCCTGGCGGAAACCGTCACTCATTGCCGTACGAGCCGAGCCATAGCCAGGCGTGACCGCCTTTAGCGGCGGGCTCCCTTGCAG
This genomic window from Chlorobaculum limnaeum contains:
- a CDS encoding helix-turn-helix domain-containing protein, which codes for MDRSSLERLVRALKQARVQRSLSVDEIARLIKIRSAHIEKIEEGDFTFLPPLYVHSYLKKYAAELGVGDDALLDACRKELGIAASNFSIPPPAQVVLENPRQSGAAPNGKERARLIVVAAAVVAIMIALMLLLLFLRF